GTGCCACTGCTAGCAGTAGTCCTAGTGCTACTGTAGTAGTGCTAGTGCTATTGGTAGGAGGTAGTGCTAGCCCTAGTACTACTGCTGCTAGTGCTAGTACTAGTGCCACTGCTAGTAGTAGTGATAGTTTTAGTAGTATTGCTTGTGCTAGTACTGCTAGAGGTAGTGCtaacctactgaaaaaaaacccgcttaaaccagtctaggctggttttagctggtcaaccaggccagttttagaggggttttggccactttcaggctggtttccagccatttccagcctggtcttagctcagcttgaccagcctagccaggctgggagcccagccaaaaccagctatgtccagctttaaccaggccaaaatccctctaaaaccaggctggtcaaccagctaaaaccagccaaggctggtttaagctgttttttttttcagtagggtagtaCTGCTAGTTGTATTGCCACTACTAACTGTAGTGCTAGGAGTAGTCCTAGAACTGTTCGTACTACCACTACTGCTAGTAGTAGTGCTATTGCTAGAGGTAGTGCTGGTAGTACTGCTAGTGTTGATCCTACTGCTAGTAGTGCTAGTATTAGTAGTAGCTGTTAGAGCcagcaaaatatttaaatttgcctttataaataaatataaaaccatctACATCATATGATGGATGTATAATGGCTCCATTACAAACAAAAGTCAGTCACCAGCATCTTTTGACGACATCTCAGAAGACTCTCCGGTTTGTGGTAAAGAGTGGTCTCCAATTACTTTATTGATGACAATCGGTCCAATTGCAGCATCATCTTCGAACATGGagtctaaaaaaataaatcaaataaatagcaAATTAAAAAGTTGCACATTAATCAATCATACCATACAAGTATTTCTGCAGATTTAGAAGCGCAACAATACCTCGAGTATCCAGACTTCTGGCCTTCCTGAATGTACAGGTGGACTCGCAGCAGCCACACACCTGATTGTCTCCGTCTGCAGCAATCCAACTATGCATAAAATAGATAGATATTCAATCATTTCCATCTATCAATCTtgatatctatccatccatccatccatccatccatccatccaatccatcctatccatctatccatctatccatctatccatctatccatctatccatctatccatctatccatctatccatctatccatctatccatctgtcgaTCCATCCATCGTAacggtctgtctgtctatccatccaatccatcttgatatccatccatcagtccatccatccagaaAACAATCCCTCCACCCTATCTGTctatcagtctatccatccatccatcataactgtctgtctatcaatccatccatcctgaTATCAATCCATCAAGATATCCATCTCTATCGTAATAAACATGGAAATACCCTAAACTGATCCAACATTAACACTTACCTCTGCGTTTCTGTAGCAAAGGAGCAGGCTTTATGCATCATATCAACAGGACTGAATGTTGTAGTAGCTTTCAAATGACAAGTGATGTAGATCTGGGAGGAAGAGGATTCAGATTAACGGCTAATCTGGATCAAGTGTAAACAAACCCAAAAAGCAAGAGACTCACCAACCCACTGGAATCTTGCTGAAATCTAAAGGACTCTATCTGAAAACGTAACTTGTCGTCTTGTATCCTGGACATGAATCTGGATCTGGAATGGGTCATTCTGGCATCCACCATGCACCTAAAGATCAAAAGACACCAACATTAGGTGGATCCAAATTAAGTCGTCTGGCATCATTTAATAGGTTGTTGGTTTTAAGATTGATCCATTTAACACTACACACAATGGCATAAAACTACTAATTGTCCTAGAGTGGTTGCTCACCCATGGTTTTGGATAAACATGTAGGCTATATTGGCTTCACCAATGGGACCCAAAGAAGCTACGCAGCTTTCAACAAACACACGAAGAGGAGCGTGATTGGcacggatgatggaggcttcCACGTTTATCAGATCTCCCATAAAGAAGGTGTTAGAGGGACGTTCGTACTGCcagtcatctaaaaaaaaaaaaaattagataaaTCTGAAAGTTCAGCACAGAGGCTTACATGGATGTTACATGTTCTCACATTGAGGCCATTTAAAGTTTAAGACCAAGAACCAGATGTTGACCGTTCATAAAACAGAAGTCAATAGCTATCAGTAAAGTTtacttaatttaaatttattttaatttcagttaatttatttaaattttatttgatttaaattctattcatttaaattttatttaattaattttaacaatttaatttattgtaatttgttttagcttatttaatttattaatttcatttaaattttatttaatttattttatttaaacttatttaatttaataatttatttaattaatttaaacttaaattgaacttaatttttaatttaaatttattttatttcaatttatttaaacatttcaatttaacttgttttaatttaatttattttaaatcaattatatttaatatttatttaaatgccaCATCAACAGCATTAGCTAGATTCATGATAAAACCtatactaaaatgtacaatagAGCATGCAATCTTACTGATTTCTTAAACCTTCATTGTacaaagaaatacaaaaaaaaaaaaaaaaaaaaaatcattgaagtCCTATACAACCTTtcagtttgattaatgataaatattTCTCCAGAAGACACTTTTAAAGTGCTCCCTTAATACATTTCCTGAATAAAAATGctctaatcatttaaaaatacacattccattaaaacatgcatcaaaatgttcacaaaaaaaaacaaaaaaaacacaaataggtTTTTCTTCCCATTTCAATAAATAAGAGCAAGTGTTGAGTGACTGATTCTACATCTCGTATGTACAACCTGATCAAGTTATTTTCAaagtgttaatttattttaaatacaaatgaattcACGTCATAATTTGTTTTCTACATTCACCCCATTTCTTATTTATACACCGATTCAAAGCAGGTTTGTGACcactaatggtttttttttttataccaacTATTCATTGCTTAAGACCTGTAacgtaattatttgtttttttatttaatgccatgtcagaaACCAAGACTATTGTCATGGCAAGaatttttcaataaataaacaaaaacaacaaaggaattcataaattaaataagatcttTAGTTTTAACGCAggataaaaattctaaaatttcTGGCGTCACggttaaaaatgtccttaagagagttcatttcacaAAAAAGTCTTCTGGAATTAATTAAAAAGCAGGACGGTccaataaaatgtgttttattgtaaGGGGAGTGGTGCAGTACAAacattgagtggggtcttcatctttaaacaaacaaaaaaaataaaataaataaaagacatggGCTATCCTTGTATGTCCAGtacgacatctggtaaaaatcacttgatcaaatatggtcttaatgtcttaaaacGGTTTGGGTTTTCAGATTGAATTTCATagtttattattttccaatgcatcccACTCTTCCTGTCACttattgaaaatgtaaatgttgatAAAAGGTCTTGTCTCTGAAGGAATTTGGCTCGCAAAACTTCGTTCTGCtaaacaaaagatgatattttgaaagctgaaaatctgtaaccattgacttgcatagtatttgtctTTCATACTATGAAAGgaaatgattacaggtttctagATTTCTACTTCATCTGTGCATTCAAAAGAAAGTCAAAGACActtgaaacaagtaaatagtacagaactttcagttttgcgtgaactatcaaTGACTTGCTTTATGAATCCCCAAGAATGACAGTTTCAGAATAACACACACAACAAATCCCCCACATCCAATTAAAAGTTCTTCTAAAAAGTGTTATTTTCACCTTGGATGGCCTGCAGGCAAGTATTAAGTTAATTGAGTGAACTCATTAAGAGCATAAGAACAGGATTTTCAATGCCAAGTCATCATACCAGTCATGAGTCTGAGGGAGAACTGCAGATGCTCTTCACCAGCTCCAACTGCTGAATAAGGGGTCCAATTGGGAAGCAGCGCGTTACTGCTGACGTTGTGTTTCCTGGAAGTTAAAAGACAATGTATTTGGACACTTCAacactttattaaaaaataaattaaactaaatgaataaaataaataaattaaatgtaaaattaaattacaaataaataaatcgaacaaataaagtttaataaattaaatagttaaattaaaaataataaataaaatgatcaattaaaatagaaatgaataaaatagaaataaaaagtaaaataaaatgagtatatataatataaattgaaataaaaataaggaaaCAGATGAATTCAAGTaacaaatgaatataatataaattaaacgaataaaataataattaaataaaaattaatagcacggatatattaaagtaaaaataataaattaattaaaaaaataattaaatattaaaattaaataaaatgaacaaataaaataagtaaatatataaataaaagtaaattaaataataaaacaaaataaaaataataaataaatcttaagtaaaaataaatataataaacaaaatataaataaaataattcaattcattttattcatttttattttattaatttcaattaatttaagtaaaaataacATGCCATCATGCTTTCTTTGGATCATGTTAACAGAATaggggttctcaaactcaatCCTGAAACTCATGTGGTGTTCTGCACATTTCAACTTCAGCTTGCCTTAAACCTGCAAGGGTGTTTCTAGAaaaacctagtaagagcttggtGTCTAAGAGCTAGCCCAGGTGAGTCTGACAGTGTCTTCAGAACCTCTTACTTGGAGCATGCATGTTAAACTTATGGAGTtcagttcctgaagggctgcAGCTGTACTTGGTTTAGCTTTAATCCCAAATtaacacctgatcaaactaaattCAGTCCTTCAGGTTTGATTGAAACTACAGGTgaatgtgttgaagcagggttggaaaaACGCTACAGAGCTCTCAATATTCTCGTAATATTATGCATTGTAGTCGATAACATGCAACGCAATATTAAGCttatattttcaaaacattttcaaaagtattataTTATGGAGATCCACTATAACAGTTTCATGCCAAAACACCACTTAATTATAGATCAAATCTAAtacttgattttaattttaatgggGCACTAGTTAAAGCCTGGTTGTTGTATTGCTACATTTTACACAGCTTTACCTTGGGTAGATGCAATAAATTGGAACCGTAGCTTCATTGGTCCTGTCAACTGGTGTGTTAGGGACAGGTGAAGGTGAATACACTAATGCAAAAGCGTAAACGAGTGAATCATCAGTCATCTGTGGGGGagagaaagggaaaaaaaaaaaagcccacaaTTAAGAggtaatacagtaaaataaatttaatacattaaacaaaactaaaaataaagtataataaattaaaatgaataaatgcgcaagtaaagaaaataaaatttaatataaaacaaataaattaaagaaacaaaataaataaaataattgaataaaagtaaaaataaatataaattaattaaattaaaattgaaaaaattaaaaaaaattcaagtaaaaacaataaatttgagaaaattaaattaaaatgaataataaatcaaataaatataaatcaaattaaatataacaaaattatatattaaattaaaatgaatttttttaaataaaattcaggtaagataaacaaaataaacaatttataaataaaataatgaacaaaatataaatataattcaagtaaataaattagataaaattagtgaataaaataaaaaatgaataatataaattaaaatataaataaaactcaagcaaaataaattgtaattaaatataaacttaaattaaataataattgaaaaaagaataaaaatacaagtaatataaatctaaaaattaaataatgaataagaaaatgaattattaaattaaagtaaataaaatctaacaaaattagataatgaatacaatttaactaaatatataattaataaaattaaactaatgaaaaaatataaatatgaatacaaatattaataattaagttaaataaaaattaataagtaaaatataacaaatacattaaacaaattgaatattaaaatgaataaaataataagcgagtacaaaatacaataaataatacaaatataaattggtaaaatattaaaaagtatgtATAAACTGAAAAGAACTAAAAAGCAGAAACGCATGAATAAATTAACTggattttaaattaaacttaaccatttttttttgtttttgttttgaggtTTGTACACCAACAACATCTCATCTAAATCCCTATTAACTCCCAAACAACAGGTTCAACTAAACCGAAGTAAACAGCTAGAAAACCAATGCAAACAGACATACAGTACCGTTAGCAAGCTCCCACATCCTTCAAGCGCAGATTCAAAGGCAATTATCCTAACACGATCATCAAACCCAACAAAAGGACATCCACCCAGCGTCAGATCTGAGGGTTCAATCAGCTGACCGCTTCCAAAGAAGTTTTGCTGGACATGGATTTTGACAGAAGCCTCTTCGCATCGAGCCTCCACAGAGTTGGCTGGCACTGGCACTTCAGGTTGAAACACTGGCTCCATAACCACCTCCTCCGTCAAAACCGGATAGAGATTTGGACCTGGAATGACCTTTTGGTTTTCTGAAAAACTCTCCAACCACTGCTGAGGTTGTATTACTAGCTCTTGACTTTGAAAAGGCTTGCCAACATGAACTGGCATCTGTACATAATTGGTTCTTTGAGGTTGTTGTTGCACTGATGATCCTACCAATGCTGAAGAAGGTCTCCATGCAACTTCAGGCTGTTTGAATTCAATACGGTTTTGAACAATGTTTGGTACAAAGCCTACAAGTCTTTGATCAGACTGTGAATGTCCTGGATGTCTGAAGACGCTATTTTGGTTTAACCGTCGGTCTAAATGAAGGCCTCGTTCTCTTGGAAATAATGAATTTGCATAAGACAGTCCATATAACACtacaaaaataaaaccaataagcaaAGTTCTCCCCATTGTTGATGTCTCAGCATGTTCTACTGAATTCTGACGGATATAACTTCTGAGTATCAGTCTTTAATGCTGATTGGCTGGAATGGTCGCGTTCAAATTGGACTCCACCCTTTTTTAAATGGGTCTCCAGCCCATGACTATCAACATTCGTCCAATCAAGCTACACAGACTTGTTCATAACGTTGATGCTTTTAGTTTGCTCTCATGAGATGCATAAAAGAAATGAAGCCTATTAAATAATGTTGCATATAAAGCTGAATATATTGTAGTACAAAAGGtttgaacttaaaataataaaaaatacatataattttggattaatttgataaaaaaatggaatatatttatacttataatAAACTTATCTAAAATTTCTACTAAGTGTGTCATATTAAATAACATGATGTTTAGGAATTATAGTAATATACTTGCATTAAGATATGAGAAATGAGGcttatatatttcattcattcattcattttcttatcgtcttaagctgcggtcacacttgacttttcctcccatagacttccattcatacgcacacgaatacgtcagaccggaaacgcggggtcatgcgtcaagtttcgcatgttgctgcagtgcaaagttcaagcttggtgaactctgacctgcgaaatcgcatcacttgactgcatgagaccaatcgaggatcaaaacacaacccctctgggcagaaatttaaaacatggagcaatcgctcgcttttttaatgtctaataagcttgtttaatcccgccccttttcgcagcgccgtaggacataatttcgcacacacaaagctcagtgtgaccgtagctttagtccctttattaatctgacatcaccacagcggaatgaaccgccaacttatccagcatatgttttacacagtggatgcccttcctgccgcaacccatctctgggaaataatatatttcatatcagcattcatatttatattaatatttgacatttgtttttaagTCAAATAAGTTTGGCAGAAATTTGTGCAGGCAAATGACAAACCGTAGTAGGGCTGGGTTGGCTggttaatcaaaaagtaatcgaaatcaacattcagaacctataataaacacatttttcaaggtcaattttttcaattactttccttaccgtgtgtggagtcttgtgaccccgctctgttaaggttaatttatacttattatattattctgatattcaGAGCCGACCCCAAGCGGCTGCTAAAGACATTTAACTgacgaattaccagtttgtaaacattcaggatgtgtgcgcagcgaggttgcagaaaaaaaccggGAACGCTAGCATTTACAcagagggaatgacatccgatggggtccagagtttgttgttgtattagagataagttatattgattacatattatatattatttacataatgctttcagcgtattataacagcttgtcatcccagtgataagcacagttattctgtaaaattaacgttaaagtgagcgccgttcatctgacaggtctatTTGCGAAAGCACCCTCTCAATGgaagatgaaatggccaagcatccagccccaaatatacaactatctcattgaaactccaagtgattttacaagagagaagttaaaggcccacaagtctttggatgctgacaattttgttctgtgtggtcgtgtgcaagaaataatgtttcaCGATTACctgattcaaaactttgtagtgctaaaaaccgaggttctgccaaGCCAAGAAGAAGGAActaaggcctgggtaatcatcaacaagcaaaacaacagcattctgacagtgaactgcacctgtacggcagggtatgtgaacgtacatttttacatttcattctaagcattcagtgtccgcagtttaattcaccatattgaactgtttttgctgaaatcattgctgcaatcaaaaacgagtaatgtgtatgattcagcatagtgggaacttacctgatataaaatgagaactgcagagtccagcattttttattaggtcctcactccattcagctcttctgatggctgttagccaaagacgtctgcagttggcattaaaagcagtgtggtgtacggtaaaatttaagttttctattttagGACTTTCGATcttggcatcctaccacacaacacgacatgtttgctattgtaaCTGGTCTTTTTTTGGCACCGGTAAGCGTGGTTGAACCCGtgtgaccaacacaatctcacggcaattcataactttttgatttagtggctaattcgtatgaattcttatgatctaattcatacaatttactacgatttgctcatccgccaatgacggttgggtttaggggtggggttaggtgccatgccttcgttttaaaatcgtacaattgaactcgtacgaattcgtacgaattagccactaaactgtcaaaacgtaaaatacttacgttttctcgtgagatcaggctggtgtgaCAGGTTGGTAACTCCcctttaagaaactttgcaagtacatgtaaacttacactaaccccaaccgtctgcttgtaatctaatgagaattagttggcatgtagatgtaatgtaacttaaattcaacaaaatgttaaagggaccatcaaaataagtgATACCAATTACCCTTGCAACATTAGATTGGTTTTATGGTCTATTCACATATATGCTGATTAAGAGGTAATCAAGACAAAACCTACATATTATCTGTATATTCAAATGCTGCAAAAGTCTTCCTCACTTGTTTCCTGTATTCCACCAAACACACAGCTGAGTCCCTCACAAAGCATGTTTATCGGTTGGTGTTGTGTTGTCTGTCAAACAATTTTACGACATGCTGTGCAAAACACTGCGACAAGAGAGCAAACAGTGCAAGGACAGGTCTCAGATCAGCTGGAGCTGCCGATCAACCCTATTACGCTCCATTAATGGCCTCTAATTTGACCCAGGGGATGTGAATGGGACCGGTGGCGTCTGCGGCTCCGGTGCCAGAAAGCAAGGGCCATCTGCTGGGGCCGCAGGAAGCACGTATCCGTGACCTCCGCGCTCCCCGCAGACACAGACAGGCAGCAGCTGCTCATTATGAGCCGGGAGAAATGAGCCCCAGCGCCGGGACACACACCAAAGAACACCGCTAGAGGGCAGCGGAGGAAAGGACTAGGTTCGTTCAGCAGCTGAACTTTCAGGTTGGCTGAATTCATACTAACAACAAAATTTACATATACAACCATATACAACAAAaaatttttatgaatgttttctgttttcctttttatttgtattttcaattatctttggattttttgtttgttggtgCCTGTTTATTTTCATTTGCAATTTTGGGTGAATGCAGGAGAGTATGCTATTCAGAGACCGCACATATTAAAGatcaacaaaaatatttgtttcagTCATTATATTGTCaagttgttatttattttaattcatttattccttttccttcagcttaggccctttattcatcaggggttgccacagtggaatgcaccgccaacttatccagcatatgttttacacagcggatgcccttccagctgcaacacagtaatgggaaacatccatacacactcattcacacacataaactatggacaatttagcttattcagttcacctgtaccacatgtcttgactgtagggaaaccggagcaccccaccctgatctcacgagaaaacgtaagtattttacgttttgacggtttagtggctaattcgtacgagttcagtcgtacgaaattgtacgattttaaaaaggaggcgtggcatctaaccccacccctaaacccaaccgtcattggcggataagcaaatcgtactaaattgtatgaattagattgtacaaattcgtacgaattagccactaaatcaaaaagttacgaattgccatgagattgcgttgaGCACCCATAGGGAACCCACCTGAACACGGGAAggttgtttattttgttgaacataaCATTACATATTTTGAATCAAACAGTTGCTGATGCCTTGACTTATCTGAAGAGTTTGGAAAAAAGTCGATGGGGACCAGCAGCTGTTTGATGACTAGGAATGTTTTCTTTTTGGTTATCAGAGAGGTTTGGAACAGCTATTTTTTGGTCAACTGtgcatttaatattattagctaaaaattaaattactatGTAAAAATGATGGACATTATGTCAAAAccagggcgtcacagtggcgcagcgggtagcatgatcacctcacatcaagcaggtcgctggtttgagccccaactgggtcagttgacatttctgtgtggagttcgcatgttctccctgtgttggcgtgagttttcaccgggtgctccggttttccccacagtccaaagacatgcactataggtgaattgaattagctaaattggccatagtgtatgtgttgaatgcaggagtgtacgggtgtttcccagtgctgggttgcagctggaagggcatccgctgtttaaaacatatgctggataagttggcggttcattccgctgtggctacccctgattaataaagggactaagccgaaaagaaaatgaatgaatttcaaaacCACTATTATTTGATTGGGTTCATGTCAGGTGAATTTGGAGGCCGAGCCATTAACAGAAATTCACAAGCATGCTGGTTCCACACAGAAGTCTGTGATGAACTGTGTGCTGGAGGTCTGTGTGGGACAAATTTTTcggaattaataaattttttgttttatttggaaatttattcccatgccacaagaaatctggtcgggtcctgcgGCTCCCGCAGTACAGccacgggaatgcagacctctactgTGTGCTGTGACACATTGCCCTGGTCACCACTGTTGTAACTGCTGGTGATTTGCTGTACTGTAGCCCTATGTTTTTGGCCATTTAAACACCACTTTTGAAATATTCTAGTCAGCATCATGTGAACAATTCACAATGTGCACTACTTTCAGTGTCTGAGATTGATGTTCTGAGGTACCAGCTGGCCGTGAGGGAACATTTTGCCCATTTTGACACAACTGAAAAGTCCTCAGGTGCCATTTATATTTCTATATCCTCTACAGGGTGGGTGAAAAGTAACTAGATAATGTTTAATGGCTATAGAACTTGAATTATAACTAGAGTCATGATGAAAACAGcctctaaataaaaaaagacaatgaGAATTCATATTTGAAGACTTTATTCCCAAGTTTGAATACTTTTCACCCACCCATGTGACATATTCTGTGCAGGATGCCAGCATACAACAATAATAtggaaaaatacaacaacaaGTTTGAAAAAATGGATTTTATTACCaatttttttatacttttcaACCACCCTGTagtatatatgcaacatatatatatatatatatatatatatatatatatatatatatatatatatatatatatatatatatatatacacatatacatacatatatatacacatatacatacatatatatatatatatatatatatatatatatatatatatatatatatatatatatatatatatatatatatatatatacacatatacatatatatatatatatatatatatatatatatatatatatatatacacatatatatatatacacatatacatatatatatatatatatatatatatatatatatatatatatatatatatattatatatatacacacatatacatatatatatatatatatatatatatatatacacacatatacatatatatatatatatatatatatatatacacacatatacatatatatatatatatatatatatatatatatatatatatatatatatatatatatatatatatatatatatatatacacacatatacatatatatatatatatatatatacacatatacacatacatatatatatatatatatatatacacatatacacatacatatatatatatatatatatatatatatatatatatatatatatatatatatacacatatatatacatatacatatatacatatatatacatatacatatatatatatacacaatgcaCGCACGCACAATATCTTCAAACATGACGTGAATCCTTTTGCAAAAATCAGTTGAACATCTTGGTATACGACAGGTCAAAAACTAGCTAATGCTGAATGACGTTGAGCACTTGTGTTTTTCCACCTTAACAACTATGAACAATTTCAAATAGTCGTTGCATCATTTAACACCATTGacttcatttgtttacatttttaattatctgCTATGAAAACACCATGTTTAATTCCATTTTTCCtcagtaaaaataacaaaacaatgagTTTTCCATCACTTTGCATAAAAAAGACCTCCGTGTAATCTCATATCTGTTTACTCTGAACAATTgagatattaaataaatgtcatttagcGATTGTTATATCTTACAGGCCTGCGAGCTCCGTGATGTTTTCAGTGGTGTGTTTTCTTTGTGTGGCAGCTGTGTGCTGAGGAACGATAAAGAGTCTTGCCAAAAGCTTGGCTCTGAGTGGATGCGGATGACAAATGTTTTACCCTGAGAAGAGAAGCGGGTGGCTTTACGTGTCTGTTGGCTGATCCGAAGCCTGCTGCTCACGCTCGTCTGTGTTTAACCCGCGCTTTGTTGTTTCAGAGCCTGAGCGCTCCGAGAGTCA
This genomic stretch from Danio aesculapii chromosome 1, fDanAes4.1, whole genome shotgun sequence harbors:
- the LOC130220590 gene encoding zona pellucida sperm-binding protein 3-like yields the protein MPVHVGKPFQSQELVIQPQQWLESFSENQKVIPGPNLYPVLTEEVVMEPVFQPEVPVPANSVEARCEEASVKIHVQQNFFGSGQLIEPSDLTLGGCPFVGFDDRVRIIAFESALEGCGSLLTMTDDSLVYAFALVYSPSPVPNTPVDRTNEATVPIYCIYPRKHNVSSNALLPNWTPYSAVGAGEEHLQFSLRLMTDDWQYERPSNTFFMGDLINVEASIIRANHAPLRVFVESCVASLGPIGEANIAYMFIQNHGCMVDARMTHSRSRFMSRIQDDKLRFQIESFRFQQDSSGLIYITCHLKATTTFSPVDMMHKACSFATETQSWIAADGDNQVCGCCESTCTFRKARSLDTRDSMFEDDAAIGPIVINKVIGDHSLPQTGESSEMSSKDAESSMGLALITGLVAVGILCIIILGALFYQRRQKRQALTCE